From Canis lupus familiaris isolate Mischka breed German Shepherd chromosome 23, alternate assembly UU_Cfam_GSD_1.0, whole genome shotgun sequence:
CTTGGTTCAGTTGGAATCATTACCTCTACCTAACTCCACTGGGTTTTCTAGGAGTCACACAGAATAGTCTTGAttcccccccctgcccccccccccttctccagGCAGATTTGCTGCAGGCTGAGTGGGAAAGCTGACACGTGGCTCCAGCAGCTCCAACCACGGCCTTAGATAGAGGTGTGACGTAGAGGGGGCTGCAACCCCCCCCTGGTCTTGCCACCTGTGGGGCTAGAATAGAAAAGTCAGCAGTTAATGCCAGCAGCCTCTCTCTCTTCACTGTCACCTGCCACAGTGGCTCAAGTCATAGGGGATCTGGTAACTAAAGATGGTCTTGTGCTTCCCTAAACAGCCTGACACACAAATGACTTCTAGTCAGGCCTTTGTACCACCTTCCCCTGAAGCCCAAGATACCTGGCCTGGCTTTGTGTGGCTTTGGGCCTCCTGCCCCCTAGTGGACGTGTGATGCTCAGAGAGACAAACAGGCTGGAATAGCTTTTCTGGGTCAGCCAGCGAGAAACCAAAGTAGAAGTTGGAAATTTACAAGCCACAGTCTGACAGATGTGGAAaggaccaaaaaaagaaaaaaaaaaaaaagaaaacaaaaaagcttctTCCAGGAAATTAGGTAAaggtctccttttcctttttgtcctccctccaccccaattGGAGATCTAAATCAGCCTTAAATCATTTCAGAAACTATTtaatctgtgttgttttttttttaaaaagattttatttattcatgagagacagagagacaggcaggcagagggagaagcaggctccatgggaagcctgatgtgggacttgatcccaggactccaggatcatgccctgagccaaaggtagccgctaaactgctgagccacccagggatcccctaatccaTTCTTTAGAAAGGAACAAAtaatctgttctttaaaaaggaacaaatatatttatttatttatgctttttttttttttttttttaacttcttttggaAGTCCTGGGGCTCTAGGGTGGATGGTGAGTGGTTGATCAAGAAGAGGCGTCCCCGGGACTTCCACATTGCACAGCTGTTCATACTGTTGTCTTTGAGAGTGCTATTTGGGGTTGTGCGGTGCACAACTTGTGAGGCTTTACAAGATGGCCCCAGGCCTCCTGAGGTCACACGGGCTCCTCAGGGCCTGGGGATGGTCTTCTGATGTGTGTCCTCACTGAAGCCACTGGAGGCTTCTTGGTTGTGGGGATAACCACTGCAGACTAGCAGGTGTTCTGGGTCACAGGCTGGGATTCCTACCCTAGAGCTGCTCTTCTCTTCCCCAGGTTCCTTCATCATTGCATAGGTTTGAActgctgagggagaaggaaagttCGAAACTGACACCAGCTGGAGACAAAGCTGGTGACAGCCCTCTCCAACCACGTCCTGCATTATTGAGAAACAGCCTAGAAAGGGGCATGCTGAACCTGATGGATGGTGCAAACCCTCCTTTTTAGGTTGACTGTGGATCTCCCTCGGGATTTAGCATTTCCCCAGACAAGGCTCATGTTGCCCGCTCCCCAAACCTCATGGGGTTGGCACACTTGATCTGTGGAATGCTGGTTGCTGAGGACAGTGAGGGGTACAGACTGTGCCTCCTGCCTTCTCTGATTTCTGGATGCCCTAGGAAGCCCACTTCTTCAGAAGAAGGGAGCTAGTTTCATCTCACCCTCTTTTTCCCAAAAAAAGTACCACTTAATGGTCTGGTCAGAGGTCCAGAGCTCAGGAAGGTCCGGGCTGTTTTGAGGAAGTGGCGGTGGTTTGGGCTGCGTGTGCCCTCCCCCTGGGCACCATGGAGGAGCACCGCAGCAAGTACCCTTGTTCTTGCCCAGGCCATCAGTCTGTCTGCTTTGTTCCCTTCAGACTTCTTATTCTGATGTTGAGCAGCCACACCCTGAAGGCAAGGCTGAAGCCAGCATTCTAGGAAACTGTAAGCAATGCCGGGAGTCCCAGTATTCTCTCTTAGGCCACACGTTATGCCACCCACAGGGACAAAAGGATGGTTGTCTGCTTGGTGCTGGGGTCAAGAAGGGCCTTAGGAGCCATAGTAGGTGAGGCAGAGTGGTCGAGCCTGCACTTGAAGGGCCTCCAGGGGATGCAGGGCCTGGGGTCCCTGCTGCTCACTACTTGAGGGCTTGGGCAGCAGAGGCTCCTCCAGCTTCGGCCGTTTTGGCTTTGAAGCAGTGACTTTATGGGAAAGTGACTGCTTTTCATCAAGTGGGAAAGGAGACCTGGCATCTGAGGGGACAGGAACTGGCTTTTCAGAGACCTGTCAAAAGAGAGCAGATAGAGGAAGAAGCAACCGCGACTTAGAAATGGGGAGACATTAACGGTTGGTGAAAGGGCAGCAGGTGGcctctggagaggagaggagaggacactGAGCCCTCCTCGAGTCCTAGGTGGTTTGCGTGTGTGGAGACTGCCTGGGTGCAGGGACGCCAGGCCTGCCAGTGGCACACGCAGAGCTGTCGAGGCCAGCTTCCCTGACGCTGCTGCGTGTGTGCCATCTGCCTCCTGCACGGCGATGAGAAGCCACTTCCGTGGGCCCCCTCGACCAGGGGTGCAGCAGAATCTGAAAAGCGTCTGAACCAGCTGCCTGAGGTTCTGAGGAGACCCTGAAGCCGCCTCCCCAGGGGAGAGGAGGGCCCTGACCTCTGCTCTGGGATGTCAAGGGTGGTGGAGCAAATGGGAATACCCTGGGCTTTGCACAGCCGTCGAGAAAGCCAGAACACAAGGCTGTGAGGAGCCACGCCAGGTAGAAGTCTTGCAGCCCCACCAGGAGGTGTCCAGCCGACGCCTGTTCAGGCCCAGCTCTTGGAGCTCGATTGCGTGCTGCCGTGAGTGGGGTCCCTAGGACTCTGGGACCCAGCTGCCCGCCTGCCCTGGGCCTTACGGAGGGGCAGGCTGGCTCTCCCGGACCCGCACTTCTCTGTCCTGCTGACTAGGAGGAGGGGCAGCGACCCACCCCTCGGGTGCTGGTTCTGGCCACTAGGGTCGACTAGCCTCAGACCTCGGCATCGGGCCCCGGGTGGGTGGTCGGTTCCCAGGCCTTTGGGACAGGCCGCGAGGTAGACACACCTAGAGGTGACCATGGCCAGCAGGCCCCCTCCAGGATAGGGCCCTCTGTGGGGAGGAGGTTCTCAGGCATCCTGAGGGAGTCTACGTCTGATCCTGTTCGGTGGTATGTCCTTCGGGAGCCCCCCGGctccaggggagggggtggggagctgatTGCTGCCTGTCTTCCTTTGTCGAGTCCTGCGTGCTCATCACATCGGGGCTGGCAGATGGGGTGTTGGGATGTGGGTGCAGGAAGGGACTGCAGCCTGTGCTAATAAGGCCTGTGCTTTCAGCCAGCTGTGCTTCCCCCCCCCCGCTTCACATCCTTCACCCCAGCTGCCACCCGGAGAGCCCGCTCAAGTGCCCCCTCTGAGCTGCTGCGGCCCTCCTGCCAGCCCAGATCCCGTGCTGTCTTGAGTGGCAGCCGCTGCTGCGGGCACATCTATACCTGTTAGGCTGCTCCGGGCACACTGTAGGCGCTCAAGTAGTATGTGCACCTGTGGGTGCACGGTGATGCTGGTTCACAAGAAAAGCCCGTTGAGATGGGGGCAGCAGTTCTGTGCAGAGATTGGAGTCTGGACCAGGTAGTATCAGCCCAGGCTTGGGAGGAGGGTAGGAGTGGCCCCCGGGAGGCCCAGGGCAATGGCAGTGTTCACCCCTGCTCTGAGTGGCCCTTGTGCATCCGGTGGCTCCACCCAGCCTGTGGCCGCCTTGAGGCCCTGAGGGACTTCCTTGTTGCTCCTTCTGTGGCTTGCCGGCGCTTGATGTGGCTTGGCCTTCCTAGCAGAGCCCCTTTACTGTGCCGCCCAGCCCTCCCTTTGCCCATCATTGCTCCTGCCTAGGCGATGCTGAGCTTCAgatggcgggggggcgggggggcgggggtcctcAATTACCATGCAACCAAGGCAGCATGCTTGGTGGCTTTCTCCCTGGAGGCAGAAAGAGGATTTGGGGGTGAAGGGGGCTCCCTCTGGGGGTTGCGTGTTTGTAGGGGTGCAGATTGGGCTGGGAGACAGCCAATGTGGCCTGAAGTAGGGGACAGTGACACGCACGCTGCCCCCTCGGTCTTCACTGGCTATATTGCCAAGTGGTCAGAGCTTCCTGTGTTTAATTTCAGACAGACTTTGCTGCTTTTTGCAGACCAGAGGCTGAGATAGACGAGGGCCTGTGTGCAGCtggtgtggatcctgcttcttgTGGGGACCCTTCCTGTTCGTAGCCACGAATCACAGCTTTTATGAATCGCTCTATTTAAAATGCTTTCGCATCACTCCTTAAAGAGGAGCCTGGTATCATGTCCAATGGTAACGCAGCCGTTCTCCACCAATATGAGTCTTCATCTGTCTCATAAACTTGGGGTTTCGGGTTTTTGTGAAGGTCATGTTGGCAAATCCTTAATGCTTAAGCTTCAGGACAAGACTGAAGAGTTGCTGCTGTTTCCCTAAGTGTCCAAGTATGGGATGGTTTTTGTGCCCTTCATTTCAAAACTGTGAAATCTTTGGTGTCtgaagcagaggggaagggttTCTTAGCCCTGGGCTTGGTCGAGAAGTCATTTTAGCAAGCATGTCGCCTCATGGCAGCCTAGATCAATTCCCTCGTACTTCTCTTCTCTGAATGGTTTTAATTCTGTTAAATTAAGAGTATCTCAAGCATTGAAGCCTTTGCTAAGATATGTATGTTCTTAAAAGGTACAAGTGTAACTGATAAACATAAAACGAACATAGTTCTTTAACTCCCTAATTAAGGAGGAAACTAGTAAGATGTTATATTTCAAAGGAGAAGCTCGTGTATAGAAAATCAGGAATGCTGAAATGAGTTTGTAAACTTGTGGAATGGGTCAGTATTTATGGGGCGATCAGTCATGAAATCCATCTCCATGGGATGCACTTCATCTTCATTTCTAGGGTCAGAATCATCTGTAGTATTGTCTGTTTTATACAACAGGCTTTGTTCTGCTGCTTTCTTTATGTAACGGACGAAAGGACCATCATTTTCATGCATCAAGGGATGCACCTTTCAGCGGCCTTGTTTTTGGCCATCGACAACCCCCGATTGTTTgttgtaaaatgaatttttatccACAGGTTCAACGAGACATCGCCACTAGAATTTCCTGCCAGAACGCTGACTGGTCCCCTGGTCTCATGCATGCCTGTGACCCCCAGAATCTGATCTGGATGACCTGATATTCATTTGCATAAATGTGAAGGTTGCCCCTTCTGGATCCCGGATTCTTTTGTGTCCCTGGCTGATGCAGGATATTCGGGAAAGGGCCAACCAGCTGACGTGGCGATCGCCTTGCCATTCTGACGCGGTCGTGCCCAGTGGTGCTAGGTCTCCCTGTTCTTGGATGTCCCTGTGGTGCCGTTGGCCTATTTGCGTGCCTGACACCCCCCGCGCCAAGCCAAGGGCCGAGGAGCCCACAGCGGCTATTTAGGGCTGGGAGGCCTGAGCAGCATGAGGTGGACATCGATTAAATCAGAGAATGCTTCATTTCTCtctgatttttgcttttccttttgttactCAGGCAAGGCCACGGCCAGTCTGGCTGTTTCACCTCGCCTGACCAGACTTTCCAAAACAGGTTAACAGAGAAAAGTGGTCCTCTTCTGTTTGGGATTTAGTTGAATCTTAGTTTGTCCACagatttcctctttaaaaaaaaaaaaaaagatagaagaaataCCCCAACAAGGGACTATCTGGCCAGGCTGATGTCTGCTGTCGTTTGAAGGTCATGGAGGCGGAGCAGACCAAGACGAGGAGCGAGCTGGTGCACAAGGAGACGGCGGCCCGGTACAACGCAGCCATGGGCCGCATGCGGCAGCTGGAGAAGAAACTCAAGAGAGCCATCAACAAGTCCAAGTGAGTCGGGCGCATGGGGCCCTGGGGCCGGGGGCGAGCGTCCTTCTCTTGTGCATCTTCTCCACCTTTTGTGTGCCGCACACAGGGACCCGCCTCATCAGAGCCCCCCATGTTCTCAGTAACCCCCAGAGGCAGGAAGTGACCAGCCGTGACTGAcctgggagacacagaaaaaggaatTTCAAAAGCAAGCCATTGCGTGGCTCGTTggctgggggccggggctgggctttGGGACACTCTGTGCTGCTGGCTCTGGTGGGCGGCGTGGGCGAGAGTTTCCTTTGAGTTTACCTGTCAGCATCATGGGGATGAGCTGTGTGCACAGCACACATTCTCTCTGGACCCGGATCCAATGAAATGGTGCAAGACTGGCTTTAATGGAGGTTTTTGCAAGCTTTTTTTCACTGCtgctgtatatttttatatagtaatgATGTTGGGGACAAGCCCCCTGCTTCACTTACAGTTGCTGGGCCTCCAAGCCAAAGAGCTTCCCAGGGAGTGAACAGCTCAAGAATAAAGTACTGTCTACTCTTAACGCTTGACACCAAAGTTCCAAAAAAGAGCCAGGGTCTTTTGACTGACCCAGAACCTGGGGGCTAGTAGAATGTTGGCCTTTGTCCTCTCTCTTGCCCATGACCTGCTGGGTCTGCAGACTGACACTCATGGACAGAAAGCAAGAGgacccctctgagcctccatcCTTTTGGTGAGGGAGGAATaatgcttctcccttctccagtGACAGGTGTGTGTTGAGGCAGTCCCTTCTCCAGCCtcgtctattcttttttttaaagatattatttttttgacagcaagtgagagagcgagagcaagtgAGAGTgtacaagtaggcagagtgggagggaggggagaagcaggcttccccaccgagcagggagcctgacatggggctccatcccaggatcctgggatcatgacctgagccaaaggcagaggcttaactgactgagccacccaggcaaccccagcCTTGTCTGTTCTTTACTCTGAAGGAGACAGCCTCCTCCTTAGGAGAAGGGGATCTGGGCTTCCTTAGCTGCTGGGCACGCCCTGGATGGTCCTGAAGAGCCTCCTACAGAGGAAAGTGAACCAAGGTTTAAGGGCCCCAGGATGAGTGTTCACATGTGTGGGTCCCACAGGTCTTGAGATGGGTGGGCCCTTTGAGCAGTTCTGACTGGCACCTGTGTCCATCTACGAGTATCATCTTCATCTCCTGGCCTTGTCAGAGTTGACGAAATCCTGGACGGTTGGCCTGCCAGCCCTAGCTAGTGGTGTCTGTCGGGGTCGTCGTATTCTCACCCTCACAGTTTTGTGTCTTCCACAGGCCTTATTTTGAACTCAAGGCAAAGTACTACGTGCAGCTTGAGGTATGTGTGGCGTTCTTTGGCTTTGCTGTTGGCTTTTCTGCACTCAAAGCTCCACTTTTATGTGGTAGTGGACTTTCTACTGGCATATTGGTAGAAGAGGTGAATGGAGAGAGAAACACATTCTTTACTGAGTTTTCAGGACTCAAAATGGCCTTGGTTGGGTCTTCAGTGGCCTCTGAAGTGCTCTGAATCTTCTGCCCAGCCACTTTCTGTACTGTCCCCGGGCAGTGGCTCCTCGGGGCTCCTAGGACCAGTGTCGTCATCACCCGGGGAGTGTAGGTTCCTAAGCCCCACCCCAGACACAGACTGCAGGTGGAGCCCAgccatctgtgttttaaaaaggcCTCCAGGGGATTCTAATGCAAGTTCGAGAACCCCAGTACGAGGGACCAAATGGCCAGAAAGTGGGACCGGTGTGAGTTAGACACCCCTTACTGTTTCTCTGGGGGCTTTATTCCGCCAGTGGTAGTTTCTGGTTCTTAGCTCGAGTTTGTCACCTGGATGGGGGTTGGGGCTGGTGGGGACTGCTGTTTTATCTGGTGTGTGGATAGCTAGATGAGAGAAATCAGGCCATCGGTCACATCTTGGGGAAGTTTGGAGTAGAGTGACGGGCAGAAAATGGGCTTGAACCTGTCATTCAAAAGCCTCTCCAGGCCGGGAGTGGCTGCCTCCACTTACTGAGCCTCCTCTTCTCCTGAGCAGCAACTGAAGAAGACTGTGGATGACCTGCAGGCCAAACTGGCCCTGGCGAAAGGCGAGTACAAGACGGCCTTGAAGAACCTGGAGATGATCTCCGACGAGATCCACGAGCGGCGGCGCTCCAGCGCCATGGGGCCCCGGGGCTGCGGCGTGGGGGCCGAGGGCAGCAGCACGTCGGTGGAGGACCTGTCAGGGAGCAAGCCTGAGCCAGATGCCGTTTCCGGTGAGTTGGGGGCTCCTGCGCAAGGGCGAGATGACGCCGTAGCTTGTGTGGTCTGCTTCCAGAGCTGTCTCGCCAGTATGGAAGCGCCTCAGAGTTGGCAGGCCGGAGACTTGGCTCTTTCTCATGGCTTCCCACATTTTGCGGGACACCGTATTCATCGAGGTGCTACTGAGTGTTCTCAGAGTCAGGCTTCTGTGGTGGATGAGTTTGGAAAATGTTACACTTTCACGCTCCCTGACATTCAGAGTATGTGTTAGAACATTCAGGGCTCTGAGCAGTACTGCGGGAAGGGAGAGTTGCCTAATAGGGCCCCGTGCACTTCgactggattcaaatcctggctccccCGTAGTACATGATGTGGGCAAGGGCTCAACTctgtttctttacctgtaaaatacGGAGTATGAGTACCTGGTATCCACTGTGTAGAAGGGAGgttagaattaaatgaaataatgtaggCACCCAGAAAGTCTGAAAATGGTGGCCCTCACTGGTATCGAACCGTGGAGACCTTTTTTCCCCCAGGGCGACCCCGTGGGAAACTGAGAGACAAATTTGGTGTGCCCCGcacttttatcattttacttttttcaccatgataagtatactcttgaattcccatcccctatttcctccatccctctgccccctcccctctggtaaccatcaattctctgtagttaagtctgtttgtttgtttttttgtctttttcttcatttatttcttaaattccacatctgagtgaaatcatacggtatttgtctttgactgatctcgcttagcattatacccttttGCTCCATTCATGCCATTGCcagtggcaagatttcaatctttttgatggctgagtaatattctatacCCACCCCCCCATCCATTGGTGTAGACACTTGGGCTACtgataccttggctattgtaaataatgctgctataaacataggggtgcatgtatccctttgaattagtttttgtatatttctgggtaaatacccagtactgcgCTTCCTGAATCATAggatagttgtatttttaactttttgaggaaactccagactgttttccacaaaggctgtgccagtttgcattcccactacagtgcaggagggttcctttttctccacagcctcaccaacacctgttttcttgtgtttttgattttagctattctgacaggtgtgaggtgatatctcattgtggttttgatttgcttttccctgatgatgagtgatgttgatctttaggtgtctgttggccatctggatgccttTGGAGAGATGATGTCTgtgcatgtcttctgcccatttcttaactggattatttgggtttttttgggtgTGGGTTGACTTGTATAAATTCCCTTAATATTGGATatgttttccttcactgtgcagaagctctttgacgtagtcccaatagtttattgctttcattttccttgcctcaggaggccTATCTCAAAAAATGCTGCTACGactgatgtcagagacattattgcctgtgttcttttctaggatttttatggtttcaggtctcacatttaggtctttaatccattttgagtttatttttgcgtATGGTGAAAGAAAATAGTTGTTTTCCCTTTAGATTAAGAAAACTTCCAGCACTGTCTTTGCACACTTCCTTCCGTTTTCTGTGGAATAATCCTTATTGGTGCTCTCAAGGAGGTCCTTctggagttttaaaattcagtaaacaAATGTTTAAGCCAGGTCCAACGGAAAGGAAAATCTGATCATCAGTAATGTGTGAGGTACTCTACTACCCATCTTCTCATATGGAGGAGAacatgaagctcagagaggctgaggaaGGCTACACAGCAATTAGTGGAGAACAGGATCTGAGTTCAGATATGAGCCTGTTTTCTGAGCTCAGCATTTCAGTAATTTTCATTTATGGTAGTCCTTTAGGGGATGCTACTGCTGtatctcccccacctccctcaacCACTGCTGTTTTTAAAGataagggaggagggaaaaagagaataggAAAGGTCTAAAAAGCAGGATTGTATGCAGGCTGAGGGGAAAACAGTGAAAGGTGAATGTGGCTTTCAAACCACAAGAATGATCTGTCCTCTGAACCTTGCTTATTCTGATCCACAAAATGAGGCCCAAGTTTAGagcattttaaaggaattttgtcCTTTTGCAGCAAATGGTGATATACTTTGTCTTTTATGTGATCAGAAGGTGCCTGGAAGATCACAGAATCCCAACAGTTACTCCACACAGGACCATTTCTTTTTGTAGCTCCTGCTTCTGCTGCATGGAAGCAGCTGTTACGGCTGACTGGCTTTGTTTAGTGTGCATCACAAAGGGCCACTCTCTTTCTGTACATGTGGATCTACCTGGGGACCTGGGGCGGAGAAAAGCCCCTGTTCTGGGGCAGATTCATCCTCCAACTTTAGGTAGTGTATTGAAGTAGTTGACACTGACTTCTAGGGTAGAAGTTAGGAGGTTATTTTAAGGACACGGGATATCCATGGGGTCCAACTGCTTCCCTTTGAAGTTGGCAGTCTGGCCATGCAGGCTTGGGAGGGTCAGGGTCCTTTTCTTAGGTGCCCACGGTGGCAAGGATTCTGTGGTCCCCAGGCCGCATCCAGCTGCCAGCCAGAAGTGCACACATCTAGAGGGGTTTCAGGAACTAGGTTGTTCTCCGTCAGAACCTACGACTGGTATTGTCTCTCCTCCTAGTGGCCTCCGAGGCCTTTGAAGATGATAACTGCAGCAACTTCGTGTCTGAAGATGACTCGGAAACCCAGTCTGTATCCAGCTTTAGTTCAGGGCCAACAAGCCCATCTGAGATGCCTGACCAGTTCCCTGCAGTCGTGAGGCCTGGCAGCTTGGATCTGCCCAGCCCTGTGTCTCTGTCAGAGTTTGGGATGATGTTCCCGGTATTGGGCCCTCGCAGTGAATGCAGTGGAGCCTCATCCCCCGAATGTGAGGTAGAACGAGGTGAGTGACCGCCCTCTCAGCCAGTAGTGCCTTTGCCAGATGCCTCGCTGCCTCGGGAGTCAGCTTTCCGTGCTGCTCTAGACCTTTGCCAGGTCTCGGCACTCCCGTGCTGCATCCCTGGACCCCTGCGAATGTGCATTGTGTTGACCACAGAGATGCTGGCTGCTGTTTTGGGAGGGCTCTGCTTGGCTCTGCTTCCGAACACTTCCTCAAAGTGCAGCTTGGGTTCTGTCTTCGCTAACAGCCCTCTTGACAAGCATGTGCTAGAGGTTTGTTTCCTGGCTGTTAGGGTCTGACCAATCCTCTCTAAAGATAAGGGATATATAAAATGCCTTGACCAGTAAAA
This genomic window contains:
- the SH3BP5 gene encoding SH3 domain-binding protein 5 isoform X2, producing MHFPRFLAIQGELEKLNQSTDDINRRETELEDARQKFRSVLVEATVKLDELVKKIGKAVEDSKPYWEARRVARQAQLEAQKATQDFQRATEVLRAAKETISLAEQRLLEDDKRQFDSAWQEMLNHATQRVMEAEQTKTRSELVHKETAARYNAAMGRMRQLEKKLKRAINKSKPYFELKAKYYVQLEQLKKTVDDLQAKLALAKGEYKTALKNLEMISDEIHERRRSSAMGPRGCGVGAEGSSTSVEDLSGSKPEPDAVSVASEAFEDDNCSNFVSEDDSETQSVSSFSSGPTSPSEMPDQFPAVVRPGSLDLPSPVSLSEFGMMFPVLGPRSECSGASSPECEVERGDRAEGAENKTSDKANNNRGLSNSSGSGKSQSNTSREGQALENRMKQLSLQCSKGRDGIIADIKMVQIG
- the SH3BP5 gene encoding SH3 domain-binding protein 5 isoform X3; translated protein: MFIWSLGSWTENSLLASLAPTPSSSIYKSLQAQLEAQKATQDFQRATEVLRAAKETISLAEQRLLEDDKRQFDSAWQEMLNHATQRVMEAEQTKTRSELVHKETAARYNAAMGRMRQLEKKLKRAINKSKPYFELKAKYYVQLEQLKKTVDDLQAKLALAKGEYKTALKNLEMISDEIHERRRSSAMGPRGCGVGAEGSSTSVEDLSGSKPEPDAVSVASEAFEDDNCSNFVSEDDSETQSVSSFSSGPTSPSEMPDQFPAVVRPGSLDLPSPVSLSEFGMMFPVLGPRSECSGASSPECEVERGDRAEGAENKTSDKANNNRGLSNSSGSGKSQSNTSREGQALENRMKQLSLQCSKGRDGIIADIKMVQIG